A genomic stretch from Pirellulales bacterium includes:
- a CDS encoding RNA-directed DNA polymerase: MSKSRPADLFSDEDLYLAYRKAKADLFYERSIPNAKRFAIYEENLQGNLQKLQKRLRTGTARPWYADRDFIGGVTFVPKKLTLPADDKDGPKFFASNAESNWNRIFDAASSDTTQLVAEFRPMADFSVDMHIVCALWINHVGEKLDACLSDAALGARLRRIAGTKAYHRTIWQSFSPYFQSYKKWRDGGFAAIRRELHDGKAVVALTMDFTRFFHKVDPRFLLNKKFLTLISKSDDGKPALSKAHKAFTESLVTSFETWGGAVPGYVAGTPVGVPVGATASRVIANVLLLEFDRRIQKALTPIYYARYVDDIFLVLRDTGDFANGREVLDWIVERADGLIEQDGKRLTVSLPYAQSSEIEFQADKQCVFLIDNADLLDAIKSKVDEVTSEWRLLPDLKQMEKSAAARVLTTSKDGNSDGDALRKTDTLLLKRLGFAILLRNLDAIADALPPAEWKSEREDFYEFAKRHIIAPGKLFELADYLPRLVSIAVYCGDWKYAHQFVATVIDLFGEIREHAVLKYMNAPQNAPTADRIWEGVFRHLHLAFEEALLKSCGLQRKSECRKLYTRIASDVFGSDDFTAEVIDVARKLFCRDLGRNPFKAHLLKESAEKITFASELPSDLPPSLDKQQKGITKLLEEVDLKDTPTMPILFPTRPLGPADISILIPNSAADINKLKNALNSVRGTFYTDSSSSPKAGSRVVKIGHGSGKQPPRIAVTSLLTEWKSWHAAAGQEPDVSAERFERLYDLCTAILKAPKNARPRYVLFPELSIPKQWMRTVAEGFLRSGISVIAGEEYTHHGTGRRPRVDSAARLFLTDNRLGYPSWCALTQLKGKASHHERDELRQKFGIELRPSDANLAVKFVFNHFGFRFGLLICSELTDMQHRLRFRGKIDSLFVLSWNQDLESFSALVDASALDIHCFVALVNNRMFGDSRVRVPHINSWARDEVRVKGGLADYFVVAELDIHALRDFQSQVEPPEKPFKPFPEGFEISRSRRVIPGT, from the coding sequence ATGTCCAAATCTCGGCCCGCCGACCTGTTTTCGGATGAAGACCTCTACTTGGCCTATCGCAAGGCAAAGGCCGACTTGTTCTACGAGAGGTCAATCCCCAACGCGAAGCGATTCGCGATCTATGAAGAAAATCTTCAAGGCAATCTTCAAAAGTTGCAGAAACGCCTTCGCACGGGAACAGCACGCCCGTGGTACGCTGACCGGGATTTCATTGGCGGGGTTACATTCGTTCCAAAGAAGCTAACCCTGCCGGCGGACGATAAAGACGGTCCCAAATTCTTCGCGTCAAACGCTGAAAGCAATTGGAACCGCATTTTTGACGCAGCGAGTTCTGACACAACCCAGCTTGTTGCTGAGTTTCGGCCGATGGCGGACTTCAGTGTCGACATGCATATTGTTTGTGCACTATGGATCAATCACGTAGGCGAAAAACTTGACGCGTGCTTGAGCGACGCTGCCCTCGGCGCTCGGCTTCGACGGATCGCCGGAACGAAAGCCTATCATCGCACCATATGGCAAAGCTTCTCGCCCTACTTTCAGTCCTACAAAAAATGGCGAGACGGTGGATTCGCCGCGATTCGACGCGAGCTGCATGACGGCAAAGCGGTTGTGGCACTCACTATGGACTTTACCCGATTTTTCCATAAGGTTGATCCGCGGTTTCTCTTAAACAAAAAGTTTCTGACTTTAATCTCGAAATCCGACGACGGCAAACCAGCCTTGTCCAAGGCGCACAAAGCTTTCACTGAGTCGTTGGTCACCTCATTCGAGACATGGGGAGGAGCAGTTCCAGGTTACGTTGCGGGTACGCCCGTTGGTGTGCCGGTAGGTGCGACCGCCTCGCGGGTAATCGCTAATGTGCTGCTTCTGGAATTTGACCGCCGTATCCAGAAAGCACTTACGCCCATCTACTATGCGCGATATGTCGACGACATTTTTCTCGTCCTTCGAGACACCGGAGACTTTGCTAATGGCAGGGAGGTGCTCGACTGGATCGTTGAACGGGCTGACGGGCTCATAGAGCAAGATGGCAAGCGTTTGACTGTTTCGCTGCCATATGCGCAATCCAGCGAGATCGAATTCCAGGCCGATAAACAGTGTGTCTTCCTAATCGACAATGCGGACTTGCTTGATGCCATCAAGTCAAAAGTTGACGAGGTCACGAGTGAATGGCGCCTACTCCCTGACCTAAAGCAGATGGAAAAATCTGCTGCCGCCAGAGTCCTGACTACGTCAAAAGACGGCAATTCTGATGGTGACGCACTACGAAAAACCGACACGCTTCTATTGAAGCGGCTAGGGTTCGCCATTCTGCTTCGAAACCTCGACGCAATTGCCGATGCCTTGCCCCCCGCGGAATGGAAATCTGAGCGGGAAGATTTCTACGAGTTTGCCAAGCGACACATCATCGCTCCCGGAAAACTGTTTGAGCTTGCGGACTATTTGCCGCGGCTAGTTTCGATCGCCGTATACTGTGGCGACTGGAAGTACGCTCATCAGTTTGTAGCAACCGTAATCGACTTGTTCGGCGAGATCCGCGAACACGCGGTGCTGAAGTACATGAATGCACCGCAGAACGCCCCCACAGCGGATCGAATATGGGAGGGTGTGTTTCGGCACTTACATTTAGCGTTTGAAGAGGCGCTATTAAAATCATGCGGATTGCAGCGAAAGAGCGAGTGCCGCAAGCTGTACACGCGAATTGCGAGCGACGTGTTCGGCAGCGATGACTTCACCGCCGAAGTTATCGACGTGGCTAGGAAACTTTTCTGTCGAGACTTGGGCCGCAACCCATTTAAGGCACATCTACTAAAAGAATCCGCCGAAAAAATTACGTTCGCGAGCGAACTTCCAAGCGACTTGCCACCATCATTGGACAAGCAGCAAAAGGGTATTACCAAGCTTTTGGAAGAGGTCGATCTGAAAGATACTCCCACGATGCCGATTCTGTTTCCGACCCGTCCTCTTGGCCCCGCAGATATCTCGATCCTAATTCCAAATAGCGCCGCGGATATCAACAAGTTAAAGAATGCCCTCAACTCGGTTCGTGGCACCTTCTACACGGACAGTTCATCAAGTCCTAAAGCCGGATCGCGTGTCGTCAAGATTGGCCATGGCTCCGGGAAACAGCCGCCTCGAATCGCGGTGACAAGCCTTTTAACCGAGTGGAAAAGCTGGCACGCCGCTGCAGGTCAAGAGCCGGATGTTAGCGCTGAAAGATTCGAGCGGCTCTATGACCTTTGCACCGCCATCTTGAAGGCCCCCAAGAACGCCCGCCCACGATACGTGCTGTTTCCTGAATTATCGATCCCCAAACAATGGATGCGGACGGTTGCCGAGGGGTTCTTACGCTCGGGGATCTCGGTGATTGCTGGCGAAGAATACACTCACCATGGAACAGGCCGCAGGCCCCGCGTGGACAGCGCCGCTAGGCTGTTCTTGACGGATAACCGATTGGGCTATCCCTCATGGTGTGCCCTCACGCAACTCAAGGGTAAAGCGTCGCACCACGAGCGCGATGAATTGCGTCAAAAGTTTGGCATTGAGTTACGTCCGAGTGATGCGAACCTTGCTGTGAAGTTCGTTTTCAATCACTTTGGCTTTCGCTTTGGCCTTCTGATCTGCAGCGAGTTAACCGATATGCAGCATCGCCTGAGATTTCGCGGCAAAATCGATTCACTTTTTGTGCTTAGCTGGAATCAAGATCTGGAATCCTTTTCCGCCCTGGTGGATGCGTCTGCTCTGGACATCCACTGCTTTGTCGCCTTAGTGAATAACCGCATGTTTGGCGATAGCCGGGTTCGCGTCCCACATATAAATTCTTGGGCCAGGGACGAGGTACGAGTAAAGGGCGGCCTTGCTGACTACTTCGTCGTCGCGGAACTCGACATCCATGCCTTGCGCGATTTTCAAAGCCAGGTGGAACCACCCGAAAAACCGTTCAAGCCATTTCCCGAAGGCTTTGAAATTTCCAGGAGTCGGAGGGTCATACCGGGAACATAG